The Myotis daubentonii chromosome 1, mMyoDau2.1, whole genome shotgun sequence genome includes the window CCTCTAAGTAGAAGTCCAGTGTTCATGTAGTGAAGATCATTTGGTTGTGTGAGATGTTAATATTATGATTGTTTTCATGGATTGAAGACTTTCTTTATTGAACACCAAAACTTGgctatccatttttttttcccattttcttccttttagatAACATGAACATTGACCTTGGTGTTTGAGACAATGGATGGACTGAATCACTCCACAGTATCAGAGTTTGTGTTCCTGGGACTCACCAATTCATGGGAGATTCAGCTTCCCCTTTTTGTCTTCTCCTGTTTGTTCTACTTGGCTGGCATGATGGGAAACCTTGTCATTGTGTTCACTATAACCTTCGATGCTCATCTGCACTCCTCTATGTATTTCCTCCTGGCTAACCTCTCAGTCATTGATATGTTTTTTTGCTCAATCACAGCCCCTAAAATGATTTATGATATTTTCAAGAAGCACAAAGCCATCTCCTTTTGTGGATGTATTACTCAGATCTTCTTCACTCATGCTGTTGGGGCCGCTGAGATGGTACTGCTCATCACTATGGCCTTTGATAGATATGTGGCTATATGTAAGCCTCTCCACTACCTGACTATCATGAGTCCAAGAATGTGTCTATACTTTTTAGTCACTTCCTGGATTGTTGGCTTTGTCCATTCATTGATTCAATTAGTTTTTGTGGTAGATTTGCCTTTTTGTGGCCCGAATGTATTGGACAGTTTTTACTGTGACCTTCCTCGGctcctcagactggcctgcacaAATACACTAGAACTGAAGTTCATGGTTACTGTCAATAGTGGGCTTATTTCTGTGGGATCTTTTGTCTTGCTGGTCATTTCCTACATATTTATTCTGTTCACTGTTTGGAAGCACTCTTCAGGTGGTTCATACAAGGCCCTCTCCACTTTGTCAGCTCATATCATTGTGGTGGTTTTGTTCTTTGGGCCGCTGATGTTTTTCTACACATGGCCTTCTCCCACATCACACCTGGACAAATATCTTGctatttttgatgcatttatcactCCTTTTCTGAATCCAGTCATCTATACATTCaggaacaaagaaatgaaaatggcaATAAAGAGATTGTGCAGTCGTCTTGTGCATTACAGGAAGATTTCATAAGTGAATTGGCTTTGATGATATGGAACTATAGATGCTCCCTCATGCTGGATGCAGAGAAAACATTATGCAATTTCAGAGAAATACTCAAGACTTAGGCCATGTTATATGCCTAGAGATCTAGTATCTATTAAATTATGGTATCTATCTCATCATTAAATTAGAAATGATGCTATTCTTTGACACTCTGTACATCAAAGTGTTAAAGACCAAATCATATGTCTTTTGTAACTTACATGGTCTAAGAAAGTGCCATGTAATTGAGAAAATAATAGtttatcttttttctattttggaCAGATTATTCTATTGATGGAATATgcattcatattattttcttctatttactacataactgttttgtttttaattttctttttttcctaatctGCTACTTCTTATTACCCCAGTACCAAGATATTTTGCCTCCTTATCAGGCTCCTTTATCTGTCAGTATGGGAAATTGTTAATTCTGTATTAGAATCTTGAATTTAAAGCTAGAATGAGTAACCAACATCAGTTGTTCTAATCCCCTCAGTTGTACATGCTAAAACCGAGGAATTGAAGGGTGACTGGAATTTTTCCAGAGACACACAGCCAGATATCACCGGAGATATTCAGGCATCAGAAACTGTctctggttcctaggtcagttCCCTTGCCCTTCAAgtcaatattatatttaaatttctgcTTATATTTCactcttttaactttttcttatagGTATATTTGAAAAGAGATCTTTACACCTCCCATTTGTATTCCTTCTTCCCAGCAATTTCCCATTAGCATTTAGCACTTCTTTATCGATTCTAAATCCTTCCCTAATTTCTACTGCTAACATACATTTTCTTGCTCAGGACCTaccaaaaatgaattttaaaccattgctttaattattaaaaatgtttaaaattcattattaacaGTATTTTTTGTCTACAGTGGTATTCAGAGAGATGTTTGATTAAATTCTATTTTGTAGGTCTGAAGTCCCTCCCAAATATTTACAATTAATGATGTTCCTTTTTTTGATGGAAAACAATGTGATTGATGAATTGTGT containing:
- the LOC132220989 gene encoding olfactory receptor 4F15, with the translated sequence MDGLNHSTVSEFVFLGLTNSWEIQLPLFVFSCLFYLAGMMGNLVIVFTITFDAHLHSSMYFLLANLSVIDMFFCSITAPKMIYDIFKKHKAISFCGCITQIFFTHAVGAAEMVLLITMAFDRYVAICKPLHYLTIMSPRMCLYFLVTSWIVGFVHSLIQLVFVVDLPFCGPNVLDSFYCDLPRLLRLACTNTLELKFMVTVNSGLISVGSFVLLVISYIFILFTVWKHSSGGSYKALSTLSAHIIVVVLFFGPLMFFYTWPSPTSHLDKYLAIFDAFITPFLNPVIYTFRNKEMKMAIKRLCSRLVHYRKIS